From candidate division WOR-3 bacterium, a single genomic window includes:
- the cas7i gene encoding type I-B CRISPR-associated protein Cas7/Cst2/DevR, whose protein sequence is MSKVVQISIVGKVHGNVNADEVIGTRITLKKMYSSAGEVLPFVSARAIKFAIRKALREKGLPVDPLRVNPEATETLRLSDSARPNEFIDNDIFGYMRTLGEKGALKRQAPIALSYFKALKDTPIKAEFAARFPRSWGEEESPAPFEIEVAEFIGKINCIMYDYIGNFTLDRKVAKSIKNNEEAKKFLEEVPESITNEERKERIKAFCEVFLTPLYVLSRATNSLNIPEYIAGLVVLSEKGPLPVFQYLDYDFEKNELDIESLKRMVERNEIRENMKKIFLIDYKGKINEIPSGIVKVTSVNQVISEIVEFL, encoded by the coding sequence ATGAGTAAGGTTGTGCAAATATCTATAGTTGGAAAGGTTCACGGTAATGTAAATGCAGATGAAGTAATAGGTACAAGAATTACTTTGAAAAAAATGTATTCTTCAGCAGGAGAAGTTTTACCATTTGTTTCAGCAAGAGCTATAAAGTTTGCAATAAGGAAAGCTTTACGCGAAAAGGGATTGCCAGTAGATCCTCTACGTGTAAATCCAGAAGCAACAGAAACATTAAGACTTAGTGATAGTGCTAGACCTAACGAGTTTATAGACAACGATATCTTTGGCTATATGCGAACTTTAGGAGAAAAAGGAGCATTGAAAAGACAGGCACCCATAGCTTTATCCTATTTTAAGGCGTTAAAGGATACTCCAATAAAAGCAGAGTTCGCAGCAAGATTTCCCAGGTCATGGGGTGAAGAAGAAAGTCCAGCACCTTTTGAAATAGAGGTAGCGGAGTTTATTGGAAAAATAAATTGCATCATGTATGATTATATCGGTAATTTTACTTTAGATAGAAAAGTAGCTAAAAGTATTAAAAATAATGAAGAAGCGAAGAAATTTTTAGAAGAAGTACCTGAAAGTATAACTAATGAAGAAAGAAAGGAAAGAATAAAAGCTTTTTGTGAAGTATTTCTTACACCTTTATATGTTCTTTCCCGTGCTACAAATTCTTTGAATATTCCAGAATATATAGCTGGCTTAGTTGTGCTCTCAGAAAAAGGACCGCTTCCAGTTTTTCAATATCTAGATTATGACTTTGAGAAAAATGAATTAGATATAGAGAGCTTAAAGAGAATGGTGGAAAGAAATGAAATAAGGGAGAATATGAAAAAAATTTTCCTAATAGATTACAAAGGAAAAATAAACGAAATACCAAGTGGAATA